In the genome of Tripterygium wilfordii isolate XIE 37 chromosome 19, ASM1340144v1, whole genome shotgun sequence, one region contains:
- the LOC119985143 gene encoding uncharacterized protein LOC119985143 isoform X1 — MEDHSFVSKAKTAFHSAAAKAERVFTDLKFDFEEESKKQFEEESPKNDGESKDKHEEKYLGWRPAHIGAKKDWQDKLKNFRIGKKEVEDTEKVENSNMAVLVYDENLYLLNMKTDIEAKGSQVIAVLEQLKATKMDTIPPVSVIKQLAIAVDAGKRFKSMKDLLESTVNSSPVRERAGLSLAAVKSLLTRDKEDKLTQEFDCDEKVLSLIHLLFDTEGNFLKRKIDSGSDNFNPTSSFPRDIHGAPPESFVVRIAEVIGSFKTLHKMALFWCKIVAELRRLWSEGHHIPGIPLDGIPDLNSCLLYQQVQVFNCCVSRDRRRALATESLDCVVNVASSSSEESAASPLLYARISAGELVLRLGADRPAGNLAMLETGEPIYCPITQEGHLLTEDLIRENEEFVLRTGSVGAGCSQLLSDMQAFKAANPGCILEDFVRWHSPPDWTESEASNESDDFFDGGDASSTRGQLSRRMQKEGNLWLELWETAKPVPAFKQAPLFDEDLAVEGVLNDLEDIPPAELFEQLFISLLGLGFVMAEANLPSNNELSKLFYDCKDFVIAICQGGSWSERVDDLSQVYETVEKMLLNPDELLKTMKQSEETTFNIGEPKRMFKKLNLNFGSMDRNSRKVMDEKHSVESPVRQPFSNFFDGKSSLFSKKPPKPESFSPDDKTPCSDDSEWTIV, encoded by the exons ATGGAGGATCATTCCTTTGTATCCAAAGCCAAGACTGCCTTCCATTCTGCAGCTGCTAAAGCGGAGCGAGTCTTCACGGACCTCAAATTCGATTTCG AAGAGGAATCAAAGAAACAATTTGAAGAGGAATCTCCGAAGAACGATGGCGAGTCGAAG GACAAGCACGAAGAAAAGTATTTAGGTTGGAGGCCTGCGCATATAGGGGCAAAGAAGGATTGGCAGGATAAGTTGAAGAATTTTAGGATAGGGAAAAAAGAAGTTGAAGATACTGAGAAGGTTGAAAATTCAAACATGGCCGTTCTAGTTTATGATGAAAATCTATACTTGCTGAACATGAAAACTGATATTGAAGCAAAG GGTTCACAAGTAATTGCTGTGCTAGAACAATTAAAGGCTACCAAGATGGATACCATTCCTCCAGTGTCTGTCATAAAGCAATTGGCTATAGCTGTTGA TGCTGGAAAGAGGTTTAAGTCAATGAAAGATCTTTTGGAATCAACTGTGAATTCATCACCTGTTAGAGAGAGAGCAGGCTTGAGCCTTGCTGCCGTGAAGTCTCTTCTGACTCGTGACAAGGAGGATAAGCTTACACAAGAGTTTGATTGCGATGAGAAAGTCCTATCTCTGATTCATTTGCTGTTTGATACAG AGGGAAACTTTCTCAAACGGAAGATTGACTCTGGTTCTGACAATTTTAACCCTACCTCATCTTTCCCAAGGGATATTCATGGTGCACCTCCTGAGAGCTTTGTTGTTAGGATAGCTGAAGTTATAGGGAGCTTTAAAACCCTGCATAAAATGGCTCTTTTTTGGTGTAAAATTGTTGCTGAA CTAAGGAGGCTTTGGTCTGAAGGGCATCATATACCGGGAATCCCTTTAGATGGAATCCCAGATCTAAATTCCTGTCTTCTATATCAGCAAGTGCAAGTTTTCAATTGCTGTGTTTCCAGGGATAGGCGACGTGCCCTTGCCACTGAATCTTTAGACTGTGTGGTGAACGTAGCGAGTTCAAGTTCTGAAGAATCTGCTGCTAGCCCTCTCTTGTATGCTAGGATTAGCGCTGGAGAACTTGTTCTCCGACTTGGAGCTGATCGTCCTGCTGGTAATTTAGCAATGCTGGAGACCGGTGAACCTATATACTGCCCCATTACACAG GAGGGGCATTTACTTACTGAAGACCTTATTAGAGAAAACGAGGAATTTGTGCTTCGAACTGGGAG TGTTGGAGCTGGGTGTTCTCAACTTCTCTCTGACATGCAGGCCTTCAAG GCTGCAAATCCTGGCTGTATCTTAGAAGATTTTGTCAGATGGCATTCTCCCCCTGACTGGACAGAAAGTGAGGCAAGTAACGAGAGCGATGACTTCTTTGATGGAGGTGATGCATCATCTACAAGAGGTCAACTAAGTAGACGAATGCAGAAAGAAG GTAACTTGTGGCTTGAACTATGGGAAACGGCAAAACCAGTTCCAGCTTTTAAACAGGCTCCCCTTTTTGATGAGGATTTGGCAGT GGAAGGTGTTTTGAATGACTTAGAGGACATCCCCCCTGCTGAGCTTTTTGAACAACTGTTTATTTCATTG CTCGGTTTGGGATTCGTAATGGCTGAGGCTAACCTCCCTAGCAACAATGAGTTATCCAAGCTGTTTTATGACTGCAAAGACTTTGTCATCGCCATTTGCCAGGGTGGTAGCTGGAGTGAGAGAGTGGATGATCTTTCCCAG GTTTATGAGACAGTGGAGAAAATGTTACTTAATCCCGACGAGCTCCTAAAGACCATGAAGCAGTCAGAGGAAACCACATTCAACATCGGTGAACCAAAACGTATGTTTAAGAAACTCAACCTGAATTTCGGGTCCATGGATCGAAACTCGAGAAAAGTAATGGATGAGAAGCATTCGGTAGAGAGCCCTGTTCGCCAACCATTCTCTAATTTCTTTGATGGCAAATCATCTTTATTTTCAAAGAAGCCTCCTAAGCCAGAAAGTTTTTCCCCAGATGACAAAACTCCCTGTTCTGATGATAGTGAATGGACAATTGTTTGA
- the LOC119985143 gene encoding uncharacterized protein LOC119985143 isoform X2 yields the protein MEDHSFVSKAKTAFHSAAAKAERVFTDLKFDFEESKKQFEEESPKNDGESKDKHEEKYLGWRPAHIGAKKDWQDKLKNFRIGKKEVEDTEKVENSNMAVLVYDENLYLLNMKTDIEAKGSQVIAVLEQLKATKMDTIPPVSVIKQLAIAVDAGKRFKSMKDLLESTVNSSPVRERAGLSLAAVKSLLTRDKEDKLTQEFDCDEKVLSLIHLLFDTEGNFLKRKIDSGSDNFNPTSSFPRDIHGAPPESFVVRIAEVIGSFKTLHKMALFWCKIVAELRRLWSEGHHIPGIPLDGIPDLNSCLLYQQVQVFNCCVSRDRRRALATESLDCVVNVASSSSEESAASPLLYARISAGELVLRLGADRPAGNLAMLETGEPIYCPITQEGHLLTEDLIRENEEFVLRTGSVGAGCSQLLSDMQAFKAANPGCILEDFVRWHSPPDWTESEASNESDDFFDGGDASSTRGQLSRRMQKEGNLWLELWETAKPVPAFKQAPLFDEDLAVEGVLNDLEDIPPAELFEQLFISLLGLGFVMAEANLPSNNELSKLFYDCKDFVIAICQGGSWSERVDDLSQVYETVEKMLLNPDELLKTMKQSEETTFNIGEPKRMFKKLNLNFGSMDRNSRKVMDEKHSVESPVRQPFSNFFDGKSSLFSKKPPKPESFSPDDKTPCSDDSEWTIV from the exons ATGGAGGATCATTCCTTTGTATCCAAAGCCAAGACTGCCTTCCATTCTGCAGCTGCTAAAGCGGAGCGAGTCTTCACGGACCTCAAATTCGATTTCG AGGAATCAAAGAAACAATTTGAAGAGGAATCTCCGAAGAACGATGGCGAGTCGAAG GACAAGCACGAAGAAAAGTATTTAGGTTGGAGGCCTGCGCATATAGGGGCAAAGAAGGATTGGCAGGATAAGTTGAAGAATTTTAGGATAGGGAAAAAAGAAGTTGAAGATACTGAGAAGGTTGAAAATTCAAACATGGCCGTTCTAGTTTATGATGAAAATCTATACTTGCTGAACATGAAAACTGATATTGAAGCAAAG GGTTCACAAGTAATTGCTGTGCTAGAACAATTAAAGGCTACCAAGATGGATACCATTCCTCCAGTGTCTGTCATAAAGCAATTGGCTATAGCTGTTGA TGCTGGAAAGAGGTTTAAGTCAATGAAAGATCTTTTGGAATCAACTGTGAATTCATCACCTGTTAGAGAGAGAGCAGGCTTGAGCCTTGCTGCCGTGAAGTCTCTTCTGACTCGTGACAAGGAGGATAAGCTTACACAAGAGTTTGATTGCGATGAGAAAGTCCTATCTCTGATTCATTTGCTGTTTGATACAG AGGGAAACTTTCTCAAACGGAAGATTGACTCTGGTTCTGACAATTTTAACCCTACCTCATCTTTCCCAAGGGATATTCATGGTGCACCTCCTGAGAGCTTTGTTGTTAGGATAGCTGAAGTTATAGGGAGCTTTAAAACCCTGCATAAAATGGCTCTTTTTTGGTGTAAAATTGTTGCTGAA CTAAGGAGGCTTTGGTCTGAAGGGCATCATATACCGGGAATCCCTTTAGATGGAATCCCAGATCTAAATTCCTGTCTTCTATATCAGCAAGTGCAAGTTTTCAATTGCTGTGTTTCCAGGGATAGGCGACGTGCCCTTGCCACTGAATCTTTAGACTGTGTGGTGAACGTAGCGAGTTCAAGTTCTGAAGAATCTGCTGCTAGCCCTCTCTTGTATGCTAGGATTAGCGCTGGAGAACTTGTTCTCCGACTTGGAGCTGATCGTCCTGCTGGTAATTTAGCAATGCTGGAGACCGGTGAACCTATATACTGCCCCATTACACAG GAGGGGCATTTACTTACTGAAGACCTTATTAGAGAAAACGAGGAATTTGTGCTTCGAACTGGGAG TGTTGGAGCTGGGTGTTCTCAACTTCTCTCTGACATGCAGGCCTTCAAG GCTGCAAATCCTGGCTGTATCTTAGAAGATTTTGTCAGATGGCATTCTCCCCCTGACTGGACAGAAAGTGAGGCAAGTAACGAGAGCGATGACTTCTTTGATGGAGGTGATGCATCATCTACAAGAGGTCAACTAAGTAGACGAATGCAGAAAGAAG GTAACTTGTGGCTTGAACTATGGGAAACGGCAAAACCAGTTCCAGCTTTTAAACAGGCTCCCCTTTTTGATGAGGATTTGGCAGT GGAAGGTGTTTTGAATGACTTAGAGGACATCCCCCCTGCTGAGCTTTTTGAACAACTGTTTATTTCATTG CTCGGTTTGGGATTCGTAATGGCTGAGGCTAACCTCCCTAGCAACAATGAGTTATCCAAGCTGTTTTATGACTGCAAAGACTTTGTCATCGCCATTTGCCAGGGTGGTAGCTGGAGTGAGAGAGTGGATGATCTTTCCCAG GTTTATGAGACAGTGGAGAAAATGTTACTTAATCCCGACGAGCTCCTAAAGACCATGAAGCAGTCAGAGGAAACCACATTCAACATCGGTGAACCAAAACGTATGTTTAAGAAACTCAACCTGAATTTCGGGTCCATGGATCGAAACTCGAGAAAAGTAATGGATGAGAAGCATTCGGTAGAGAGCCCTGTTCGCCAACCATTCTCTAATTTCTTTGATGGCAAATCATCTTTATTTTCAAAGAAGCCTCCTAAGCCAGAAAGTTTTTCCCCAGATGACAAAACTCCCTGTTCTGATGATAGTGAATGGACAATTGTTTGA
- the LOC119985143 gene encoding rab3 GTPase-activating protein catalytic subunit-like isoform X3: MDTIPPVSVIKQLAIAVDAGKRFKSMKDLLESTVNSSPVRERAGLSLAAVKSLLTRDKEDKLTQEFDCDEKVLSLIHLLFDTEGNFLKRKIDSGSDNFNPTSSFPRDIHGAPPESFVVRIAEVIGSFKTLHKMALFWCKIVAELRRLWSEGHHIPGIPLDGIPDLNSCLLYQQVQVFNCCVSRDRRRALATESLDCVVNVASSSSEESAASPLLYARISAGELVLRLGADRPAGNLAMLETGEPIYCPITQEGHLLTEDLIRENEEFVLRTGSVGAGCSQLLSDMQAFKAANPGCILEDFVRWHSPPDWTESEASNESDDFFDGGDASSTRGQLSRRMQKEGNLWLELWETAKPVPAFKQAPLFDEDLAVEGVLNDLEDIPPAELFEQLFISLLGLGFVMAEANLPSNNELSKLFYDCKDFVIAICQGGSWSERVDDLSQVYETVEKMLLNPDELLKTMKQSEETTFNIGEPKRMFKKLNLNFGSMDRNSRKVMDEKHSVESPVRQPFSNFFDGKSSLFSKKPPKPESFSPDDKTPCSDDSEWTIV; encoded by the exons ATGGATACCATTCCTCCAGTGTCTGTCATAAAGCAATTGGCTATAGCTGTTGA TGCTGGAAAGAGGTTTAAGTCAATGAAAGATCTTTTGGAATCAACTGTGAATTCATCACCTGTTAGAGAGAGAGCAGGCTTGAGCCTTGCTGCCGTGAAGTCTCTTCTGACTCGTGACAAGGAGGATAAGCTTACACAAGAGTTTGATTGCGATGAGAAAGTCCTATCTCTGATTCATTTGCTGTTTGATACAG AGGGAAACTTTCTCAAACGGAAGATTGACTCTGGTTCTGACAATTTTAACCCTACCTCATCTTTCCCAAGGGATATTCATGGTGCACCTCCTGAGAGCTTTGTTGTTAGGATAGCTGAAGTTATAGGGAGCTTTAAAACCCTGCATAAAATGGCTCTTTTTTGGTGTAAAATTGTTGCTGAA CTAAGGAGGCTTTGGTCTGAAGGGCATCATATACCGGGAATCCCTTTAGATGGAATCCCAGATCTAAATTCCTGTCTTCTATATCAGCAAGTGCAAGTTTTCAATTGCTGTGTTTCCAGGGATAGGCGACGTGCCCTTGCCACTGAATCTTTAGACTGTGTGGTGAACGTAGCGAGTTCAAGTTCTGAAGAATCTGCTGCTAGCCCTCTCTTGTATGCTAGGATTAGCGCTGGAGAACTTGTTCTCCGACTTGGAGCTGATCGTCCTGCTGGTAATTTAGCAATGCTGGAGACCGGTGAACCTATATACTGCCCCATTACACAG GAGGGGCATTTACTTACTGAAGACCTTATTAGAGAAAACGAGGAATTTGTGCTTCGAACTGGGAG TGTTGGAGCTGGGTGTTCTCAACTTCTCTCTGACATGCAGGCCTTCAAG GCTGCAAATCCTGGCTGTATCTTAGAAGATTTTGTCAGATGGCATTCTCCCCCTGACTGGACAGAAAGTGAGGCAAGTAACGAGAGCGATGACTTCTTTGATGGAGGTGATGCATCATCTACAAGAGGTCAACTAAGTAGACGAATGCAGAAAGAAG GTAACTTGTGGCTTGAACTATGGGAAACGGCAAAACCAGTTCCAGCTTTTAAACAGGCTCCCCTTTTTGATGAGGATTTGGCAGT GGAAGGTGTTTTGAATGACTTAGAGGACATCCCCCCTGCTGAGCTTTTTGAACAACTGTTTATTTCATTG CTCGGTTTGGGATTCGTAATGGCTGAGGCTAACCTCCCTAGCAACAATGAGTTATCCAAGCTGTTTTATGACTGCAAAGACTTTGTCATCGCCATTTGCCAGGGTGGTAGCTGGAGTGAGAGAGTGGATGATCTTTCCCAG GTTTATGAGACAGTGGAGAAAATGTTACTTAATCCCGACGAGCTCCTAAAGACCATGAAGCAGTCAGAGGAAACCACATTCAACATCGGTGAACCAAAACGTATGTTTAAGAAACTCAACCTGAATTTCGGGTCCATGGATCGAAACTCGAGAAAAGTAATGGATGAGAAGCATTCGGTAGAGAGCCCTGTTCGCCAACCATTCTCTAATTTCTTTGATGGCAAATCATCTTTATTTTCAAAGAAGCCTCCTAAGCCAGAAAGTTTTTCCCCAGATGACAAAACTCCCTGTTCTGATGATAGTGAATGGACAATTGTTTGA
- the LOC119985231 gene encoding GDSL esterase/lipase At5g55050-like, producing the protein MGHKSFVVSFLFILCLEILRFNFLEAQMVPAMFVFGDSLVDVGNNNHLSVSIAKADFPFNGIDFPTKKPTGRFSNGKNAADFIAEKVGLPSSPPYLSLISKKNDLASSSLTGVSFASGGAGILNGTDQALRQAIPLTKQVADYAMVREALVQKIGSSAARALVSKSLFVVVIGSNDLFDYNGKSDLQGKYTPEQYLNQMASILKDRLKRLHANGARKFFSAGVGPIGCTPSQRVKNETQVCNEELNSWVVNYNQVLKSMLEQLKQELQDINYSYFDTYTVLNNIVQNPTNYGFSEVKAACCGRGDLRAKIPCVPVAKYCPNRRDHLFWDLYHPTEAAANILVDTIFDGPSDYSFPMNLRQLVSV; encoded by the exons atggGTCACAAGAGTTTTGTGGTTagttttttgttcattttgtgtttggagaTTTTAAGGTTCAATTTCTTGGAGGCTCAAATGGTGCCAGCAATGTTTGTTTTTGGAGATTCACTTGTCGATGTTGGGAATAATAATCACCTTTCAGTCTCAATTGCCAAAGCAGATTTCCCTTTCAATGGTATTGATTTCCCCACAAAGAAACCCACTGGAAGGTTTTCTAATGGCAAGAATGCTGCAGACTTTATTG CTGAGAAAGTTGGGTTACCTTCTTCACCACCATATCTGTCTCTCATCTCCAAAAAGAATGATTTAGCTTCATCTTCTCTAACTGGTGTAAGCTTTGCCTCTGGAGGTGCTGGAATTTTGAATGGCACAGATCAAGCACTT CGTCAAGCAATCCCATTGACAAAACAAGTAGCAGATTATGCAATGGTGCGTGAAGCTTTGGTGCAAAAGATAGGATCATCAGCTGCACGAGCTCTTGTATCCAAATCACTGTTTGTGGTTGTGATAGGTAGCAATGATCTCTTCGACTacaatggaaaatctgatctaCAAGGTAAGTACACCCCGGAGCAGTACCTCAACCAGATGGCCTCCATTTTAAAAGATAGATTGAAG CGATTACACGCAAATGGTGCGCGCAAATTCTTTTCCGCTGGGGTTGGACCAATTGGTTGCACTCCATCACAGAGAGTTAAGAACGAAACACAAGTTTGCAATGAAGAACTGAATTCCTGGGTTGTCAACTACAATCAAGTCCTCAAATCAATGTTGGAGCAGTTAAAGCAGGAGCTCCAGGACATAAACTACTCCTACTTCGATACTTACACTGTCTTGAacaacattgtccaaaatccaaccaATTATG GGTTTAGTGAAGTGAAAGCCGCCTGTTGTGGGCGTGGAGACCTAAGAGCTAAGATACCTTGTGTGCCCGTTGCAAAGTATTGCCCTAACAGAAGAGATCATTTGTTTTGGGATCTATACCATCCAACGGAGGCAGCAGCTAACATCTTAGTGGACACTATTTTCGATGGTCCATCAGACTACTCATTCCCCATGAATTTAAGACAACTTGTTAGTGTTTAA